A genomic region of Palaemon carinicauda isolate YSFRI2023 chromosome 11, ASM3689809v2, whole genome shotgun sequence contains the following coding sequences:
- the LOC137649906 gene encoding nuclear speckle splicing regulatory protein 1-like, translating to MLQIKDLLEKEDARISSRKETHKNLLEEGDTQVSPRGRRHTRFSSRKETKGSPRERRATRISSRKETQKDLLENGDTQGSPREWRHTRISSRKETEGSPRERRDTRISSRKETHKDLLENGDTQGSPRGRRDTRIFSRKERHNDLLEKGETQGSPRGRRDTRIFSRKERHNDLLEKGETQGSPRGRRDTRIFSRKERHKDLLEEGETQGSSRERRDTMISSRKERHKDLLEEGETQGSSRERRDTMISSRKERHKDLLEEGETQ from the exons ATGTTGCaaattaaa GATCTCCTCGAGAAAGAAGACGCAAGGATCTCCTCGAGAAAGGAGACACACAAGAATCTCCTCGAGGAAGGAGACACACAAGTATCTCCTCGAGGAAGGAGACACACAAGGTTCTCCTCGAGAAAGGAGACAAAAGGATCTCCTCGAGAAAGGAGAGCCACACGGATCTCCTCGAGGAAGGAGACACAAAAGGATCTCCTCGAGAATGGAGACACACAAGGATCTCCTCGAGAATGGAGACACACAAGGATCTCCTCGAGGAAGGAGACAGAAGGATCTCCTCGAGAAAGGAGAGACACAAGGATCTCCTCGAGGAAGGAGACACACAAGGATCTCCTCGAGAATGGAGACACACAAGGATCTCCTCGAGGAAGGAGAGACACAAGGATCTTCTCGAGAAAGGAGAGACACAATGATCTCCTCGAGAAAGGAGAGACACAAGGATCTCCTCGAGGAAGGAGAGACACAAGGATCTTCTCGAGAAAGGAGAGACACAATGATCTCCTCGAGAAAGGAGAGACACAAGGATCTCCTCGAGGAAGGAGAGACACAAGGATCTTCTCGAGAAAGGAGAGACACAAGGATCTCCTCGAGGAAGGAGAGACACAAGGATCTTCTCGAGAAAGGAGAGACACAATGATCTCCTCGAGAAAGGAGAGACACAAGGATCTCCTCGAGGAAGGAGAGACACAAGGATCTTCTCGAGAAAGGAGAGACACAATGATCTCCTCGAGAAAGGAGAGACACAAGGATCTCCTCGAGGAAGGAGAGACACAATGA
- the LOC137649594 gene encoding pro-resilin-like produces the protein MIAKICLLLSLVAAVFGGPSQPQYGYAPPPSHEEPAKYDFNYAVKDDYSGNDFGHQEARDGYDTQGSYYVLLPDGRLQKVSYNVNGDSGFVAEVTYEGEPQYNPAPSYA, from the exons ATGATCGCTAAG ATTTGTTTGTTGTTGTCCCTTGTGGCTGCCGTCTTTGGTGGCCCCTCCCAGCCCCAGTATGGATACGCCCCTCCCCCATCTCACGAG GAACCAGCcaagtacgacttcaactacgccgtcaaggacgactactcgggcaacgacttcggccaccaggaagcccgtgatggctacgacactcagggatcctactacgtgctccttcccgacggtcgcctgcagaaggtgtcctacaacgtcaacggggactcgggtttcgtggctgaggtcacttacgagggagagcctCAGTACAATCCAGCGCCCTCTTACGCTTGA
- the LOC137649907 gene encoding pro-resilin-like, whose product MIAKVCLSLALVAAVFGAPSQPQYGYAPPPSHEEPAKYDFNYAVKDDYSGNDFGHQEARDGYDTQGSYYVLLPDGRLQKVSYNVNGDSGFVAEVTYEGEPQYNPAPSYA is encoded by the exons ATGATCGCTAAG GTTTGCTTGTCTTTGGCCCTCGTGGCTGCTGTGTTTGGGGCCCCCTCCCAGCCCCAGTATGGATACGCCCCTCCTCCATCTCACGAG GAACCAGCcaagtacgacttcaactacgccgtcaaggacgactactcgggcaacgacttcggccaccaggaagcccgtgatggctacgacactcagggatcctactacgtgctccttcccgacggtcgcctgcagaaggtgtcctacaatgtcaacggggactcgggtttcgtggctgaggtcacttacgagggagagcctCAGTACAATCCAGCGCCCTCTTATGCTTAA
- the LOC137649908 gene encoding pro-resilin-like translates to MPEIPFVLLVRPRAKERQCQGQMMGVVTAKNVFGREDLSPAATRGSSFLAKICLLLSLVGAVFGGPSQPQYGYASPPSHEEPAKYDFNYAVKDDYSGNDFGHQEARDGYDTQGSYYVLLPDGRLQKVSYNVNGDSGFVAEVTYEGEPQYNPAPSYA, encoded by the exons ATGCCAGAGATCCCATTCGTTCTTCTCGTCAGACCACGAGCTAAGGAAAGGCAATGTCAAGGACAGATGATGGGCGTTGTGACAGCGAAGAACGTCTTTGGAAGGGAGGACCTTTCTCCTGCAGCCACAAGAGGCTCCTCCTTCTTAGCCAAG ATTTGTTTGTTGTTGTCCCTTGTGGGTGCCGTTTTTGGTGGCCCCTCCCAGCCCCAGTATGGATACGCCTCTCCCCCATCTCACGAG GAACCAGCTaagtacgacttcaactacgccgtcaaggacgactactcgggcaacgacttcggccaccaggaagcccgtgatggctacgacactcagggatcctactacgtgctccttcccgacggtcgcctgcagaaggtgtcctacaacgtcaacggggactcgggtttcgtggctgaggtcacttacgagggagagcctCAGTACAATCCAGCGCCCTCTTATGCTTAA
- the LOC137649595 gene encoding pro-resilin-like, with product MIAKTCLALAFVATVLGAPSQPSYGYTPQPTHEEPAKYDFNYAVKDDYSGNDFGHQEARDGYDTQGSYYVLLPDGRLQKVSYNVNGDSGFVAEVTYEGEPQYNPAPSYA from the exons ATGATCGCTAAG ACTTGTTTGGCTTTGGCCTTCGTTGCCACTGTCTTGGGCGCCCCATCACAGCCTTCCTATGGCTACACCCCTCAACCTACTCACGAG gaaccagccaagtacgacttcaactacgccgtcaaggacgactactctggcaacgacttcggccaccaggaagcccgtgatggctacgacactcagggatcctactacgtgctccttcccgacggtcgcctccagaaggtgtcctacaacgtcaacggggactcgggtttcgtggctgaggtcacttacgagggagagcctCAGTACAATCCAGCGCCCTCTTATGCTTAA
- the LOC137649597 gene encoding pro-resilin-like encodes MIAKICLLLSLVAAVFGGPSQPQYGYAPPPSHEEPAKYDFNYAVKDDYSGNDFGHQEARDGYDTQGSYYVLLPDGRLQKVSYNVNGDSGFVAEVTYEGEPQYNPAPSYA; translated from the exons ATGATCGCTAAG ATTTGTTTGTTGTTGTCCCTTGTGGCTGCCGTCTTTGGTGGCCCCTCCCAGCCCCAGTATGGATACGCCCCTCCTCCATCTCACGAG GAACCAGCCAAGTACGACTTCAACTATGCCGTGAAGGACGACTACTCGggcaacgacttcggccaccaggaagcccgtgatggctacgacactcagggatcctactacgtgctccttcccgacggtcgcctgcagaaggtgtcctacaacgtcaacggggactcgggtttcgtggctgaggtcacttacgagggagagcctCAGTACAACCCAGCACCCTCTTATGCTTAA